A window from Malania oleifera isolate guangnan ecotype guangnan chromosome 7, ASM2987363v1, whole genome shotgun sequence encodes these proteins:
- the LOC131159412 gene encoding 26S proteasome non-ATPase regulatory subunit 12 homolog A-like: MEGGGNLDVQIESLLNVEKQMRLAGDVSGTKKAVTDILQLCFEARAWKTLNDQIALLSKRRGQLKQAVTAMVQQAMQYIDETPDIETCIELIKTLNSVSAGKIYVEIERARLIKKLAKIKEEQGQIAEAADLMQEIAVETFGAMAKTEKIAFILDQVRLCLDRQDYVRAQILSRKISPRVFDADISKEKKKPKEGDSVVEEAPVDIPSLLELKRIYYELMIRYHSHHNDYLEICRSYKAIYEIPSIKENPAQWIPVLRKICWYLVLSPHDPMQSSLLNSTLEDKNLSEIPNFRLLLKQLVTMEVIQWTTLWAIYKDEFESEKNMLGGSLVDKAAEDLRQRIIEHNILVVSKYYSRITLKRLAELLCLSIQEAEKHLSDMVVSKALVAKIDRPMGIVCFQAAKDSNDILNSWAMNLEKLLDLVEKSCHQIHKEIMVHKPVLKV; this comes from the exons ATG GAAGGTGGAGGCAATTTGGATGTGCAAATAGAGTCCCTCTTGAATGTGGAGAAGCAAATGAGGCTAGCCGGAGATGTCTCGGGCACGAAGAAGGCTGTGACGGACATTCTTCAACTCTGCTTCGAGGCTAGAGCGTGGAAGACCCTCAATGACCAGATTGCTTTGTTGTCCAAGCGGCGGGGTCAGCTCAAGCAG GCCGTTACTGCAATGGTTCAGCAAGCTATGCAATATATTGATGAGACACCAGATATTGAGACTTGTATAGAGCTCATTAAAACGCTTAATAGTGTTTCTGCAGGAAAG ATATATGTCGAAATTGAAAGGGCTAGGCTGATAAAGAAGCTTGCAAAGATTAAAGAAGAACAGGGACAAATAGCTGAAGCTGCAGATTTGATGCAAGAAATTGCG GTGGAAACATTTGGTGCTATGGCAAAAACTGAGAAAATAGCATTTATTCTCGATCAA gttCGTTTGTGTCTAGATCGCCAGGATTATGTTCGTGCACAAATTCTCTCAAGGAAGATTAGTCCAAGAGTTTTTGATGCTGatatttcaaaagaaaagaaaaaacctaaAGAAGGTGATAGTGTTGTGGAAGAGGCTCCTGTTGATATACCCTCATTGTTGGAGTTGAAGCGAATCTACTACGAACTTATGATACG GTACCACTCACATCACAATGATTACCTTGAAATATGTCGTAGCTATAAGGCAATATATGAGATCCCATCCATCAAGGAAAACCCAGCCCAGTGGATACCA GTCCTGAGGAAAATCTGCTGGTATCTAGTTTTATCTCCTCATGATCCAATGCAGTCTAGCCTTCTGAACTCCACCTTGGAGGATAAGAATCTCTCTGAAATTCCGAATTTTAg ATTGCTGTTGAAacaattggttacaatggaagtCATCCAGTGGACAACTCTTTGGGCAATATACAAGGATGAATTTGAGAGTGAGAAGAACATGCTTGGAGGCTCATTGGTGGACAAAGCAGCAGAAGATCTAAGGCAGAGAATTATTGAACAT AATATCCTTGTTGTTTCAAAGTACTACTCAAGGATTACCTTGAAGAGACTCGCAGAACTGTTGTGTTTGAGTATCCAG GAAGCTGAGAAGCATCTTTCAGATATGGTTGTATCTAAGGCGCTGGTGGCAAAGATTGACAGGCCAATGGGAATAGTCTGTTTCCAGGCAGCAAAAGACAGCAATGACATTCTGAATTCATGGGCAATGAACTTGGAGAAGTTGCTTGATCTTGTTGAGAAGAGTTGCCACCAAATCCACAAGGAAATCATGGTTCACAAGCCtgttttgaaagtttga